From the genome of Deinococcus sp. AJ005, one region includes:
- a CDS encoding sodium:proton antiporter, protein MVELMLTAFATLLCVTALLAYLNERFFHFPTTVGVTLAGALASIVLITLDTFHLIPGVRGWAASLLQTLNFTNFVLNGILAVLLFAGALSLDARQLLRQRGSILTLAFLSTLISTFLIGFAAYFVFNLVGLDVPLIWALLFGALISPTDPVAVLDLLKRARVPAKIETLIAGESLFNDGVGVVIFLALAGIAGIGGRHDGGVNAVEVLILFLREAGGGLLFGAVLGVVGYRLLRSINQHAVEILVTLALVVGGYVAAAALEISGPLAMVVAGLVISANRHEVFSEETGELVESFWETIDQVLNILLFAFIGLDVLLTRTTGAQLIASAVLIAVALAARWISVALPFMLVRAREGYGAYTVRLLTWGGLRGGIAISLALSLPASPYRTHIVTVTYAIVLFTIAVQGLTILPLVRRAAEASPDA, encoded by the coding sequence ATGGTTGAGCTTATGCTGACCGCCTTCGCCACGCTGCTGTGTGTCACGGCGCTGCTGGCCTACCTCAACGAGCGCTTTTTCCACTTTCCCACCACCGTGGGCGTCACGCTGGCCGGGGCACTGGCCAGCATCGTGTTGATCACGCTGGACACCTTTCACCTGATTCCGGGCGTGCGCGGCTGGGCGGCGAGCCTGCTGCAAACGCTGAACTTCACCAACTTTGTCCTCAACGGCATTCTGGCCGTGCTCCTGTTCGCCGGGGCGCTGAGCCTGGACGCCCGCCAACTGCTGCGCCAGCGCGGAAGCATCCTGACGCTGGCCTTTCTCAGCACATTGATCAGCACCTTTCTGATCGGCTTCGCGGCGTATTTCGTCTTTAATCTGGTGGGGCTGGACGTACCGCTGATCTGGGCGCTGCTGTTCGGGGCGCTGATCAGTCCCACCGATCCGGTGGCGGTGCTGGACCTGTTGAAGCGGGCCAGGGTTCCGGCCAAGATTGAAACCCTGATCGCTGGGGAAAGCCTGTTCAACGACGGCGTGGGCGTGGTCATTTTTCTGGCGCTGGCGGGAATCGCGGGCATCGGCGGGCGGCACGACGGCGGCGTGAATGCCGTGGAAGTCCTGATCCTATTTCTACGCGAGGCAGGCGGCGGGCTGCTGTTCGGGGCCGTGCTGGGGGTGGTGGGTTACCGCCTGCTCCGCAGCATCAACCAGCATGCCGTGGAAATCCTGGTCACGCTGGCGCTGGTGGTGGGCGGCTATGTGGCCGCCGCCGCGCTGGAAATCAGCGGGCCACTGGCGATGGTGGTGGCCGGACTGGTGATCTCGGCCAACCGGCATGAGGTGTTCAGCGAGGAAACCGGGGAACTGGTGGAGAGTTTCTGGGAAACCATCGATCAGGTGCTGAACATTCTGCTGTTCGCCTTTATCGGGCTGGACGTGCTGCTGACCCGCACCACCGGGGCGCAACTGATCGCCAGCGCCGTGCTGATCGCCGTGGCCCTGGCCGCCCGCTGGATCAGCGTGGCGCTACCCTTCATGCTGGTCCGCGCCCGCGAGGGCTATGGGGCCTACACCGTGCGGCTGCTGACCTGGGGCGGCCTGCGCGGCGGCATCGCCATCAGTCTGGCCCTCAGTCTGCCCGCCAGCCCGTACCGCACGCATATCGTGACCGTGACCTACGCCATCGTGCTGTTCACGATTGCCGTGCAGGGCCTGACCATCCTGCCGCTGGTCCGCAGGGCCGCCGAGGCCAGCCCGGACGCCTGA
- a CDS encoding O-antigen ligase: MTWLALLMAALLVGVLATEQPLLAGALAALMVLLAGLVRVWDRLSQFALGFIGVSLIGYAFLGKGYSYIGVPPLFVGEMALGVGLLALWRVGTVGIRHYRGLLALLGVFMVIGLINTVPYIGLYKIDALRDSVVWLYAAFALIVAGLLLRLGWLERVITQYARFLPWFLLFAPVSVVIFKLFENSIPAWPGSDTPLLFPKGGDIAVHLAGIVAFLLLGLHHRFTSPENRRGWHEWLWWGLILLGILSISEGRAGLVTVGASGLFIILLRPRSGWGRPLYMVVMVLTLLIATNFKLNLGGQRDISAESLLLNVQSIVGDSGSDVREGTRTWRLDWWKEIVDYTVYGPYFWTGKGYGINLADSDGFQVEQDHSLRNPHNGHMTFLARSGVPGFLAWVALQLAFGFSLLRAYARARAARNTLWANLNLWIFAYWLAFLVNASFDVYLEGPQGGIWFWCLFGFGLAALETQRRQFALSESPAVPSALSVPTALKES; the protein is encoded by the coding sequence GTGACGTGGCTGGCGTTGCTGATGGCCGCGCTGCTGGTGGGCGTTCTGGCCACCGAGCAGCCGCTGCTGGCCGGGGCACTGGCCGCCCTGATGGTGTTGCTGGCCGGGCTGGTGCGCGTGTGGGACCGCCTGTCCCAGTTCGCCCTGGGGTTTATCGGCGTTTCGCTGATCGGTTACGCGTTTCTGGGCAAGGGCTACTCGTACATCGGGGTGCCGCCGCTGTTCGTGGGCGAGATGGCGCTGGGCGTGGGGTTGCTGGCGCTGTGGCGGGTGGGCACGGTGGGCATTCGCCATTACCGGGGGCTGCTGGCGCTGCTGGGTGTGTTCATGGTCATCGGCCTGATCAATACCGTACCGTACATCGGCCTCTACAAAATTGACGCGCTGCGCGACAGCGTGGTCTGGCTGTACGCGGCCTTCGCCCTGATCGTGGCGGGGCTGTTGCTGCGCCTGGGCTGGCTGGAGCGGGTCATCACGCAGTACGCCCGCTTCCTCCCATGGTTTCTGCTTTTTGCGCCCGTGAGTGTCGTGATCTTCAAGCTGTTCGAGAACAGCATCCCCGCGTGGCCGGGCAGCGATACGCCGCTGCTGTTCCCCAAGGGCGGGGATATCGCCGTTCATCTGGCGGGCATCGTGGCTTTCCTGCTCCTGGGCCTGCATCACCGCTTTACGTCACCAGAAAACCGCCGGGGCTGGCACGAATGGCTATGGTGGGGCCTGATCCTGCTGGGCATCCTGTCCATCTCCGAGGGGCGTGCTGGGCTGGTGACCGTCGGTGCCAGCGGGCTGTTCATCATTCTGCTGCGCCCCCGCAGCGGCTGGGGCCGTCCCCTGTATATGGTTGTCATGGTTCTGACGCTGCTGATCGCCACCAATTTCAAGCTTAACCTGGGTGGCCAGCGTGACATCTCTGCTGAATCCCTGCTGCTGAATGTCCAGAGCATCGTTGGGGATTCCGGCTCGGACGTGCGCGAGGGCACCCGCACCTGGCGGCTGGACTGGTGGAAGGAGATCGTGGACTACACCGTCTACGGTCCCTATTTCTGGACCGGCAAGGGCTACGGCATCAACCTGGCCGACTCTGACGGATTTCAGGTAGAGCAGGACCACTCGCTGAGAAACCCGCACAACGGCCACATGACCTTCCTGGCCCGCTCCGGGGTGCCGGGTTTTCTGGCCTGGGTGGCGCTGCAACTGGCCTTCGGCTTCAGCCTGCTGCGCGCCTACGCCCGCGCCCGCGCCGCCCGGAACACGCTCTGGGCCAATCTGAACCTGTGGATCTTCGCGTACTGGCTGGCTTTCCTGGTCAACGCCTCCTTCGACGTGTATCTGGAAGGGCCGCAGGGGGGCATCTGGTTCTGGTGCCTGTTCGGTTTTGGGCTGGCCGCCCTGGAAACCCAGCGCCGCCAGTTCGCCCTGTCCGAATCTCCCGCAGTTCCCTCTGCGCTGTCTGTTCCCACCGCCCTCAAGGAGTCCTGA
- a CDS encoding C39 family peptidase: MRALLPLLTLALLGAASALPVKVSIDNIKHEYQRLNNCGPVTVGMALSRWGGTLNQYDIAPKLKAGGGDVNVSPEELAAFAQGQGMSVHLARGGTPLMLKRLLAAGFPVIAETWFVTPDSGGMGHYRLLTGYDDAKGKFSALDSYMGRLGFTYAELDELWRSFGRTFLVIAPQSRQAALDAALGYHADAGMTKRAALRVSLAEAEKKNDAVAWLNVGQAKLNMGDSRGAVRAFDAAFAARPDPKLDPTRPARTVGGLAWRTLWYSFGPLEAYTRNGRYDAVLRLTNAVLHDAPAHEEMQYWRGRALAGLGQNAKAQAAYREALRLRPGFAAAQTELAKL; encoded by the coding sequence ATGCGCGCCCTTCTGCCCCTGCTCACCCTCGCCCTGCTGGGTGCGGCGTCGGCGCTGCCTGTCAAGGTCAGCATCGACAACATCAAGCACGAGTACCAGCGGCTGAACAACTGTGGACCGGTGACGGTGGGCATGGCGCTGAGCCGCTGGGGCGGCACCCTCAACCAGTACGACATCGCGCCCAAGCTGAAGGCGGGCGGGGGCGACGTGAACGTGTCGCCGGAGGAACTGGCGGCCTTTGCGCAGGGCCAGGGCATGAGTGTGCATCTGGCACGCGGCGGCACACCATTGATGCTCAAGCGGCTGCTGGCCGCCGGATTCCCGGTGATTGCCGAAACATGGTTCGTCACGCCCGACAGCGGCGGCATGGGCCATTACCGCCTGCTGACGGGGTACGACGACGCCAAGGGCAAGTTCTCGGCGCTGGACTCGTACATGGGCCGCCTGGGCTTTACCTACGCCGAGCTGGACGAGTTGTGGCGTTCATTCGGGCGCACCTTTCTGGTGATCGCCCCGCAAAGCAGGCAGGCCGCCCTGGACGCGGCGCTGGGCTATCACGCCGACGCGGGCATGACCAAACGCGCGGCCCTGCGCGTGTCGCTGGCCGAGGCGGAGAAGAAAAACGACGCCGTGGCATGGCTGAACGTGGGGCAGGCCAAACTGAATATGGGCGATTCAAGGGGTGCGGTGCGGGCCTTCGACGCGGCGTTCGCGGCCCGGCCCGACCCAAAACTCGATCCCACCCGCCCGGCGCGCACCGTGGGTGGGCTGGCGTGGCGCACGCTGTGGTACTCCTTCGGGCCGCTGGAGGCGTACACGCGCAACGGGCGCTACGACGCCGTGCTGCGCCTGACGAACGCCGTGCTGCACGATGCCCCCGCGCACGAGGAAATGCAGTACTGGCGGGGCCGTGCGCTGGCCGGGCTGGGTCAGAACGCAAAAGCCCAAGCGGCTTACCGCGAGGCGCTGCGCCTGCGCCCAGGCTTCGCGGCAGCACAGACGGAACTGGCGAAACTGTAA
- a CDS encoding NADP-dependent oxidoreductase: MTTSEKTMSREVQLAARPQGAPKNSDFALVDRELGQPGDGEVLVRNLFLSVDPYMRGRMNDVKSYTPPFALNETMTGGAVGEVIASNADGLSVGDLMLHDQGWRTHALLPAKAARKVDAMDGVSPSAYLGILGMPGLTAYAGLLDVAAFKEGDVVFVSGAAGAVGSAVGQIAKLKGAARVIGSAGSAEKVAHLTDKLGFDAAFNYKDGSVNKLLREAAPDGIDVYFDNVGGDHLEAALFSFNPFGRAALCGAISQYNATEPASAPRNLALAIGKQLTLKGFIVSSYSHLFSQFVQEVGGWIASGKLHYDETVVEGIDGMPGAFMGLLEGQNTGKMVVKL; this comes from the coding sequence ATGACGACTTCAGAAAAGACGATGTCCCGCGAGGTTCAACTGGCCGCCCGGCCCCAGGGTGCGCCCAAAAACAGCGACTTTGCGCTGGTGGACCGCGAACTGGGCCAGCCCGGTGACGGCGAGGTGCTGGTCCGCAACCTGTTCCTGAGCGTCGATCCCTACATGCGCGGGCGCATGAACGACGTCAAGTCCTACACGCCCCCCTTCGCGCTGAACGAGACCATGACCGGCGGCGCGGTGGGCGAGGTGATCGCCTCGAATGCGGACGGCCTGAGCGTGGGCGATCTGATGCTGCACGATCAGGGCTGGCGCACCCACGCGCTGCTGCCCGCCAAGGCCGCCCGCAAGGTGGACGCGATGGACGGTGTCTCGCCCAGCGCGTACCTGGGTATTCTGGGCATGCCCGGCCTGACTGCCTATGCGGGCCTGCTGGACGTGGCAGCCTTCAAGGAAGGGGACGTGGTGTTCGTTTCGGGCGCAGCGGGTGCGGTGGGCAGTGCCGTGGGCCAGATCGCCAAGCTGAAGGGCGCGGCGCGCGTGATTGGCAGCGCCGGGTCCGCCGAGAAAGTGGCGCACCTGACCGACAAACTGGGCTTCGACGCCGCCTTTAATTACAAAGACGGTTCGGTGAACAAGCTGCTGCGCGAGGCCGCCCCGGACGGCATTGACGTGTATTTCGACAACGTGGGCGGGGACCACCTGGAAGCGGCCCTGTTTTCCTTCAACCCCTTCGGGCGGGCGGCGCTGTGCGGGGCAATCAGCCAGTACAACGCCACCGAACCGGCCAGCGCCCCGCGCAATCTGGCGCTGGCGATCGGCAAGCAACTGACCCTTAAGGGCTTTATCGTCAGCAGCTACAGCCACCTGTTCTCGCAGTTCGTGCAGGAAGTCGGCGGCTGGATCGCGTCTGGCAAGTTGCACTATGACGAGACCGTGGTGGAAGGCATAGACGGCATGCCCGGCGCGTTCATGGGTCTGCTGGAAGGCCAGAACACCGGCAAGATGGTGGTCAAGCTATAA
- a CDS encoding TAXI family TRAP transporter solute-binding subunit encodes MTRVLSLLLLSTVGLAHAADPISFNVATGSPTGTYSAMFRNIGQVCAQSAYLKERGTGGSLDNIDLLMNNEVSLAFVQSDVLKAREQIDQDPRMASIKALLPLYDEEIHLFAKPPVTSKSFLGKTTVTGVQAFGDLKNKRVAAWGGSVITAKVLSAKLAVPYSIVPVKDQPAAFAALNAGQVDAVLAVIGQPAPWVKGLSGVQLVPVPFSPPLNGIYTAAKLRYPNLSVSSVPTVAVQSVLVTRDFKTPDKKEKLLAYKKCAVGKLVNLQEDEGMHPKWQQVTFKTWPWPEYK; translated from the coding sequence ATGACCCGCGTTCTGAGCCTGCTTCTGCTGTCCACCGTCGGCCTTGCCCACGCCGCCGATCCCATCTCGTTCAACGTCGCCACCGGCAGCCCCACCGGAACCTACAGCGCCATGTTCAGGAACATCGGGCAGGTCTGCGCCCAGAGCGCGTATCTCAAGGAACGCGGCACGGGCGGCAGCCTGGACAACATCGATCTGCTGATGAACAACGAGGTCTCGCTGGCCTTCGTGCAAAGTGATGTTCTCAAGGCCAGAGAGCAGATCGATCAGGACCCGCGCATGGCGAGCATCAAGGCGCTGCTGCCGCTGTACGACGAGGAAATTCATCTGTTTGCCAAACCGCCCGTGACCAGCAAGAGCTTTCTAGGCAAGACCACCGTGACGGGCGTGCAAGCTTTTGGTGACCTGAAAAACAAGCGCGTGGCGGCCTGGGGAGGCAGCGTGATCACTGCCAAGGTACTGAGCGCCAAACTGGCGGTGCCGTACAGCATCGTGCCCGTCAAGGACCAGCCTGCCGCCTTCGCCGCGCTAAACGCCGGGCAGGTGGACGCTGTGCTGGCGGTGATCGGTCAGCCCGCCCCCTGGGTCAAGGGGCTGAGCGGCGTGCAACTGGTTCCAGTGCCATTTAGCCCGCCGCTGAACGGCATCTACACCGCCGCCAAGCTGCGGTATCCCAACCTGAGCGTCTCCAGCGTGCCCACCGTGGCTGTGCAGAGCGTGCTGGTCACGCGCGATTTCAAGACCCCCGACAAGAAAGAGAAGTTGCTGGCCTACAAGAAATGCGCCGTGGGTAAGCTGGTCAACCTTCAGGAAGACGAGGGCATGCACCCCAAGTGGCAGCAGGTGACCTTCAAGACGTGGCCGTGGCCGGAGTACAAGTAG
- a CDS encoding WecB/TagA/CpsF family glycosyltransferase: MSVPTSPDLRPAAATPSTATAPTLTSRSILGMRVDVTTYADATARVMDWARSGQGRYICASNVHMVMETSDSAEFRDVVNGADLVTSDGVPLVWALKALGVPQAERVYGPTLMLHVCEAAAREGVPIALYGGTPESLEEFVVFLHSHYPGIEIACLIAPPFRPPTPEEDALYTQQIADSGARIVFVGIGCPKQERWMAAHTDRLDAVLLGMGAAFDFHSGRVRQAPPAMQKLGLEWLFRLIMEPRRLWKRYAKHNPRFVGKFALQLLGQKVIDRGRTASRG; this comes from the coding sequence ATGTCTGTTCCCACCTCGCCCGATCTGCGCCCTGCTGCCGCCACACCGTCCACTGCCACCGCACCCACCCTGACCTCCCGCTCAATTCTGGGGATGCGGGTGGATGTCACCACCTACGCGGATGCCACGGCGCGCGTGATGGACTGGGCACGCTCGGGGCAGGGGCGCTACATCTGCGCCTCCAACGTCCACATGGTCATGGAAACCAGCGACAGCGCCGAATTCCGGGACGTGGTCAACGGGGCCGATCTGGTCACTTCCGACGGCGTGCCGCTGGTGTGGGCTTTAAAGGCGCTGGGCGTGCCCCAAGCCGAGCGCGTCTATGGCCCCACCCTGATGCTGCACGTCTGCGAGGCCGCCGCCCGTGAAGGCGTGCCCATCGCCCTGTACGGCGGCACGCCCGAGAGTCTGGAGGAGTTCGTCGTTTTCCTGCATTCCCACTATCCAGGCATCGAGATCGCCTGCCTGATCGCCCCACCCTTCCGCCCCCCCACGCCCGAGGAAGACGCGCTGTACACACAGCAGATCGCCGATTCGGGGGCAAGGATCGTGTTCGTGGGCATCGGCTGCCCCAAGCAGGAGCGCTGGATGGCCGCCCACACGGACCGCCTGGACGCTGTATTGCTGGGCATGGGGGCCGCCTTCGACTTCCATTCTGGGCGGGTTCGGCAGGCCCCACCCGCCATGCAGAAGCTGGGGCTGGAGTGGCTGTTCCGCCTGATCATGGAACCCCGCCGCCTGTGGAAGCGTTACGCCAAACACAACCCGCGCTTTGTGGGCAAGTTCGCGCTGCAACTGCTGGGACAGAAGGTGATTGATAGGGGACGGACGGCGAGCAGGGGTTGA